In Mycteria americana isolate JAX WOST 10 ecotype Jacksonville Zoo and Gardens chromosome Z, USCA_MyAme_1.0, whole genome shotgun sequence, the sequence CCGCCCGCCTCACcgccctgcccgcggctgccCGGCCCCTTCCCGCAGCGCAGCCGTGGTGGTTCGGGacccgccgcggcgggagcggctTTTCCCGGCCGCCCGCCTCCCCTTGGCGGAGGCTGGGCTGCCGCTGCGGCTGTTCCGAGGGATGCTCAGGGCCAGCttcccgccgccggggcagccAGTGAAGTATGGACCAGCTCTCGGGTGATTCCTctgcccccgcccgccctgctcccccagcagcacaggcgCTACGGCCGCGTGCTGTGGCAGCGGCTCGTCTGTTTCTTTACCAAACGTGCTGCCTTCGAGCAGCTTGGGAGGCCCTGGGGCCGAGCTCGGACCTCccacttttcatttttagttcCACGCTGCCTTCCTTTTGCAGCCACCATGATTTCTTCAAAATACTGTTAATCTTACAGTAACTCAGGAAGGTCACCTGCAAGTTGGTAAAACACCTATGACTTCAAGCGAGGGCGGCATCGGGCTTGCAGAGACACAAATCgctctttattttctccttccaggtCCCATGTTTACAACCTTCATGAGAAGAGCCACGGATGCGCCACGGGCCCATGCACAGACATGCACAGCATCTTACGTGGTGTTAAGAAGGTATTTGCCAAAGCCGCAATCGCACCAGGAAGCCCCAGTTCCCCGCTGTCCCAGCCGGTTTTGCTAGGGAGAGGCAGAGGTTGGCTTCAGCGCCCCTTGAGTCCGATTTAACTCGAATCTGAAATCAAACGGGGAGCAGTCGGCTCGGGCCCCGGAAAGCCCGGAGCCTCTCCCATCCCCTGCAGACGGAGAGCTGGGAAGTGCGAGCGGGGAGCCCCCGGGAGGAGGGTAAAGAGAAAGCCCAGACGCGGTCCTGTCAAAACACGAAGGGTTTATTGTGCCATCTCTGTGAGGGTGTTTTccttcatatttatttctcttcacagTGTCGGGGCTCTCGCGTGAAAAAAGGGGGGCGTGGAGAGGCGTGGGGTTTCAAGTGCAAGATAGCATACAGACACGTGCAAAGTACAGCGTACAAAATGATGCGTATCCCGCTAGTCCACCGTGCACCCGAGCGGGGAGACGCGATCCGGGGACTACTGAAACCGTGTGCGTGCTGCTCGACTTCGTGCCTCCCGAGGCCGCCGCGGGCAATAAATTAGGGGAGGGGATGGCCCAGGAGGAGGCTaggcgcggggcggcgggtggCGCAGGTAGCGGCCCACCGGTCCGtgggggccgcccgccgccacgtCGAGGGGCAGGCGGCCGCGGCCGTCGGGCAGGTCGAGGCGCGCCCCGGCGCGGTGCAGCGCCGCCAGCGTCTCCAGGAAGCCGGCGCGGGCCGCGTCGTGCGCCGGGAGGCAGCCGGTGCGCGGGTCGGGGCGGTTGGGGTCGGCTCcgcgctgcagcagcagctcggcCACCCGCGGGCTGCCCAGCATCATCACCTGCGGGGAGAGACAGCGtcagcgccgcgcccgccccgctcaGGCTCTCTGGTTTCCCCCGCGGAAAGGGGCGGACAATCCGCGGGAGAGGCCTAGCCATCAGCTCCGGAGGCGCCGCGAACGGCGGAGAGCGCCGACCCGGCGGGAGCGTTGCGCAGCCGGGGGAAACCCCCCTTTCCGCGCCGCGGGACACGGCGGGGCAGGTAGGGCAGAGCGGCGCCGGAGCCCCgtccgggccggggcgcggggcccgcaCCGCGGCTGCTCCGCGACAAGAGCCGGCAagggggcggccggcgcggggcggagGGACCGGGGAAAGGGGCTCGCCCTTCTGCCGGCGGATCCCTGCAGGAACCGAGGGTAAGTCCCGAGCCGCTTTGCAACGGCGACCGCGGAACCGTGCCGGTGGAGCGGTTCCCGGGGGCTTCCGCCGTCCCGCTCTCAGCCGGGACGCCTTTCCCGGAGGTCCTTGGCAAGGGGACACTCGAGCGCAGGGAGCCTGCCCTCGCTGCAGCGCGGCGCCCGCGCTTCCATCGCCCTCGGGAGAGACTGAAAACGCGCTTTTAGCCTGACCCCCTACCCAAGGCAGCACCAAAGTGCCCGGGAGCCCTCCCCCCCCGGGCCCGCAGTTTTCTAAGCTGCGTTTCCCCCAGGGCAGTCGGTAGTGCGTTCAGCGCAGGGGCTAAATCCCTGCTGCGCAAAGGTGCAGAAAAAAACATGTCGGAGGACGGCAACAGATAGGTGTTTCGAGTGAAATGCTGCACCGACATTTTGTAGGAGAGAGTTTCGCAAGCACTGGCCGTAAAACTTAAATATAGCTTCTCAGATTATTCCAGTTtcgttttattttgaaaatttaagcaGCAGCTGGCTCGAACTACCTCGGAAATTAACGCAGCTTTATAAATCCAGTATCTACTACTCCTCCGGGCACTACCTCTATCTATACTGTAAAGTGTGGGCAGACTGAGCCCCACAGGGACTGCTGGCTCTGTACCTGCAGGGTCTGCTGGGCAAGGCTATCGCACCCGGGTGTTTCTGCTCGTAAGGGTCAGTGACTATATCGTGAGACTCGGTGAATATACTTTTTTCccggaagaggagaggaaaattaCTGATACACGTATAAAGCAGAAGACGAGGTATGACGAAAGGGTAATTCTTTCTGAAAAGGTGTCTCGTTGCTTTTTATTGCACGTTTATTGCGAGATGAGCATTAAAGTTCTCGGTTTTGAGTCATCCTATCTCAGTTGGTTAAAATAAAGTCAAGGGTTGCTAAGACTAAAACCTCTCTGTTGCGGCCGTCGTAGACTTTCGCCTTTCGAGAAAGGGGAGAGGAACCGCCGCGCCGCTTCGACAGCAGCCGAGGGCAGCCGGCGCGGGCGGCCGGCGCCGGGAGGCTGacccggggctgccgccgccgctcctcggGCACGGAgcggccgctgcccccgccccgccgcccgctcgccccgGCCTCCCTACCTGGATGGGGGTCCGGCCGTAGGAGTTGACAGCGTTGGGGTCCGCCGCGCCGTCCAGCAGCTCCCTCAGGCGCTGCAGGTCGCCGCGGGCCGCGGCGTTGGCCAGCTCGTCCGCCGCCGTGCCGCCCGTCCGCCGCGCCatgccccggcccgccccggcctcacacccgccggcggccgggcgcCGCCAGCGCTGCAGCCGCCGCTcggccgccccgcgctgcccggggctggcggcgatCCCGGCCCGCGGGGGGCGCCCTGCCCATgggagcgcccggccccgccgctccgcgcccccggcagccccggcagccccggccccggcccggaggTGCCTGCGCGCTGCTGtcgccggggccgccgccaccTGCGAGGACGCGGCGGAGCCTCGCGCCGCCGGTTTTCTCCGCACAGCCGGTgccgctccgccccggcccggcccggccccgcgggccccgccTCGCCCGTGCGCCCCTGTCGCCGTCACGGCGGCGGAGCGCagcggccgcggccggccccCGGCCTTGCCCCGACGGGGCGgagccccccgcgctgcccgctgAGGGCCGGGAGGGCCGAGCTGCCGGGCGGGCGTCCGGCGGGGAGGCGGGCTCTCCatctttttgtttgggtttttttttgtgttgggttttttttttgttgttgtttgtttatttttttcccggCCCGCTCTGAAGGGCATCGGCGTCTTAACCAGCGCCTGACCGCCCCGAGAGGAGAGGAGGCCGGGGGGAAGGGTAGAAGCAAAGGGAGCAAGGGGAGCAAAAGGCTGTACTTAACGAGAACGGGTTCGCCCTTAGCGAGAGCGGGCCCGGGACCGCGGGCCTGGTGTCGAGGGAGCCCCGCGCCCCTCCTGGCGCTGCCTCCCCGCCCTCTCCAGACACCCGCCGGTACCCGAG encodes:
- the LOC142421615 gene encoding cyclin-dependent kinase 4 inhibitor B-like; translation: MARRTGGTAADELANAAARGDLQRLRELLDGAADPNAVNSYGRTPIQVMMLGSPRVAELLLQRGADPNRPDPRTGCLPAHDAARAGFLETLAALHRAGARLDLPDGRGRLPLDVAAGGPHGPVGRYLRHPPPRA